In Geobacter sp., a single window of DNA contains:
- a CDS encoding DUF362 domain-containing protein, whose product MASTVFFADMRTSHKENLLGKIARLLAQAGLQERVATGDLVAVKVHFGERGNHAFVRPIFLRRVVDEIRKCGALPFLTDSSTLYPGERKEAVSALTCAIENGFAYAVVNAPLIMCDGLRGQTAVDVPIPGEILKKVSIGAEIVEANALVAVSHFKCHELTGFGGALKNLGMGCSSRMGKMVQHSTVAPKVAERFCNACGVCLKSCAHDAIAIIEGKARIDAEKCVGCSRCITACLQKAINIQWNEASDLVMQKMAEHALGAVTGKQDKTVFLNFITQVSPACDCYGFADAPIVNDIGICASTDPVAIDQACADLVNNAQGNAGTALKSGHEPGGDKFNGVYPDIDWKTQLNHAEKMGLGSRTYELVRI is encoded by the coding sequence ATGGCGAGCACGGTATTTTTTGCGGATATGCGAACCAGCCACAAGGAGAATCTTCTCGGCAAGATCGCCAGGCTTTTGGCCCAGGCAGGGCTGCAGGAGCGGGTCGCTACGGGCGACCTGGTTGCGGTGAAGGTCCATTTCGGCGAACGGGGAAACCACGCCTTTGTCCGTCCGATCTTTCTGCGCCGGGTGGTGGACGAGATCAGAAAATGCGGCGCGCTCCCCTTCCTCACCGATTCTTCTACCCTTTATCCCGGCGAACGGAAGGAAGCGGTTTCAGCACTTACCTGCGCCATTGAAAACGGCTTTGCCTATGCCGTGGTCAATGCTCCCCTGATCATGTGCGACGGTCTGCGCGGCCAGACGGCCGTCGATGTACCCATCCCCGGGGAGATCCTCAAAAAGGTCAGCATCGGGGCCGAGATCGTCGAGGCAAATGCCCTGGTGGCGGTTTCCCACTTCAAGTGCCACGAACTGACCGGCTTCGGCGGCGCACTCAAGAACCTGGGGATGGGATGTTCCAGCAGAATGGGAAAGATGGTGCAACACTCGACGGTTGCACCGAAGGTGGCGGAGCGGTTTTGCAATGCCTGCGGCGTCTGTCTCAAATCCTGTGCCCACGACGCCATTGCCATTATCGAGGGAAAGGCGCGGATCGATGCGGAGAAATGCGTCGGCTGCAGCCGCTGTATCACCGCCTGCCTGCAGAAGGCGATCAACATCCAGTGGAATGAGGCGTCCGACCTAGTCATGCAGAAGATGGCCGAGCATGCCCTGGGCGCCGTCACGGGAAAACAGGACAAAACCGTCTTCCTCAACTTCATCACCCAGGTTTCACCGGCCTGCGATTGCTATGGCTTTGCCGATGCCCCCATCGTCAACGACATCGGCATCTGCGCCTCCACCGACCCGGTGGCGATCGACCAGGCCTGCGCCGACCTGGTGAACAACGCCCAGGGGAACGCCGGCACCGCGCTGAAGAGCGGTCACGAACCGGGCGGCGACAAGTTCAACGGCGTCTATCCCGATATCGACTGGAAGACGCAGCTGAACCATGCCGAGAAGATGGGGCTGGGGAGCCGGACCTACGAACTGGTCAGGATCTGA
- a CDS encoding GAF domain-containing protein yields the protein MPSTKARLTTIRNKILDFGKENLEEMLHALAEGVSLVSGRERIRVYLEDLTRGTLTCFHVSGPHADELQEATFPIISGEAVVSMVFASQHAAEFRHDGRNVLRLDRELVERCAISSSTLLPITSLGKSIGVVAIDHDITASHLGSPAKALLSEFIGDVADNIDHARIYHQHLLLARRVEEYKRREAASFMVKSAVRLLDRLTLASVLVPTTGPDGRQSLEILASHAEQSDLKLQYDQLGAINLERGKSLISRYIDDRAVITDERLLHPLFIPDLTQHTLQKQALTAQMALRSLYVVPRYAPESRRVICLVNYFSREVYRFSDFEMGLLQTHAEMVERVIHEIGGEHLEIRVLAEISELLQERNEELQPFLGKVLSKATELIGADTGSIALVKEIEGEKWLVVEDREGNILGAKSKEWLKKYIPPFRIGGYELLPEERSLTGYVAWAKEPKVIVNVEEERSGDGFHRSMSDLIKSEIAVPIISDDQVIAVICLNSLKANFFTEEHKRILQLIDRLTARHISDIQRIETLQSEVQRLQTDVAYKDPQISSYRLGNIIGISRKAQEIVDFINTVSEPLFNRIVLWSKNVLQEATIGLPSILVTGQTGAGKEFFFNNLYNKLNEMYRREINPTGELTVKKTNIAAYSGELTFSELFGHKKGAFTGAYSDRRGILEEAQGGIVFLDEIGDADPKTQVQLLRFLDNGGFVRLGENQERFSRVLLVAATNKNLMEEIARGNFREDLYHRLSELSVRVPSLNDRREDIPDLSIHFLGKLYRTYRDRSEQQEASAPPALSVEAKQVLMGHSYKGNIRELRSILLRALFFRLGNVITGDDIRRAIRDGMYEAPPGASQALTEQVADEILAQLDKGKDFWEAVYEPYSQNLISRDAVRLVVDRSRNLAGKQMPQVARHLKAITGDIGDSEEERRRFFKFKNFLYKTVKI from the coding sequence ATGCCTTCCACAAAAGCCCGTCTGACAACTATCCGCAACAAGATCCTCGATTTCGGCAAGGAAAACCTCGAAGAGATGCTCCACGCCCTGGCAGAAGGGGTGAGCCTGGTCTCGGGCAGGGAACGGATCAGGGTCTACCTTGAGGACCTGACCCGCGGCACTCTGACCTGCTTTCACGTCTCGGGACCCCATGCCGACGAGCTGCAGGAGGCGACCTTCCCGATCATCTCCGGCGAGGCAGTGGTGTCCATGGTCTTTGCTTCCCAGCATGCCGCCGAGTTCCGCCACGACGGCAGGAACGTGCTGCGACTGGACCGCGAACTGGTCGAGCGCTGCGCCATCAGCTCCTCGACGCTCCTCCCTATAACCAGCCTCGGCAAATCCATCGGCGTTGTCGCCATCGACCACGACATCACGGCCAGCCATCTGGGAAGCCCGGCCAAGGCCCTGCTCAGCGAATTCATCGGCGATGTGGCAGACAACATCGACCATGCCCGCATCTACCACCAGCACCTCTTGCTGGCCCGCCGGGTGGAAGAGTACAAGCGGCGAGAGGCCGCAAGCTTCATGGTCAAGTCGGCGGTGAGGCTCCTGGACCGACTCACCCTGGCATCGGTGCTGGTTCCCACGACCGGTCCCGACGGCAGGCAGTCGCTGGAGATCCTTGCCAGCCATGCCGAACAGAGCGACCTCAAGCTGCAGTACGATCAGCTCGGGGCCATCAACCTGGAGCGGGGCAAATCGCTGATCTCGCGGTACATCGACGACCGGGCGGTAATCACTGACGAGCGGCTGCTGCACCCGCTCTTCATCCCGGATCTCACCCAGCATACCCTGCAGAAGCAGGCGCTGACCGCCCAGATGGCGCTCCGCTCCCTGTATGTGGTGCCGAGGTATGCACCGGAGTCCAGGCGGGTGATCTGCCTGGTGAACTACTTCTCCCGGGAGGTCTACCGTTTTTCCGACTTCGAGATGGGGCTGTTGCAGACCCATGCCGAGATGGTCGAACGGGTCATTCACGAGATCGGCGGAGAGCACCTGGAAATCAGGGTCCTGGCCGAGATCTCCGAGCTGCTCCAGGAGCGGAACGAAGAGCTGCAGCCCTTCCTCGGCAAGGTCCTCTCCAAGGCTACCGAACTGATCGGCGCCGATACCGGCAGCATCGCCCTGGTCAAGGAGATCGAAGGGGAGAAGTGGCTGGTGGTGGAAGACCGGGAAGGGAACATCCTCGGGGCCAAGAGCAAGGAATGGCTCAAGAAGTATATCCCCCCCTTCCGGATCGGCGGGTACGAACTGTTGCCGGAAGAGCGGAGCCTGACCGGCTACGTGGCCTGGGCCAAGGAGCCGAAGGTCATCGTCAACGTGGAGGAAGAGCGGAGCGGAGACGGCTTCCACCGCTCCATGAGCGACCTCATCAAGAGCGAGATCGCCGTCCCGATCATCAGCGACGATCAGGTCATCGCCGTCATCTGCCTCAACTCCCTGAAGGCGAATTTCTTCACCGAGGAGCACAAGCGGATCCTGCAGCTGATCGACCGCCTCACCGCCCGCCACATCTCCGACATCCAGCGGATCGAAACGCTGCAGAGCGAGGTCCAGCGGCTGCAGACCGACGTCGCCTACAAAGACCCGCAGATATCCTCGTACCGCCTGGGGAACATCATCGGCATCAGCCGCAAGGCCCAGGAGATCGTCGACTTCATCAATACCGTGTCGGAACCGCTCTTCAACCGGATCGTCCTCTGGAGCAAGAATGTGCTGCAGGAGGCGACCATCGGCCTGCCATCGATCCTGGTCACCGGCCAGACCGGCGCCGGCAAGGAATTTTTCTTCAACAACCTCTACAACAAGCTGAACGAGATGTACCGCCGGGAGATCAACCCCACCGGGGAATTGACGGTAAAAAAGACCAATATCGCCGCCTACAGCGGCGAGCTGACCTTCTCTGAGCTGTTCGGCCACAAAAAAGGCGCCTTCACCGGTGCCTACAGCGACCGGCGCGGCATCCTGGAAGAGGCGCAGGGGGGGATCGTCTTTTTGGACGAGATCGGCGATGCCGACCCGAAGACCCAGGTGCAACTGCTCCGCTTTCTCGACAACGGCGGCTTCGTCCGGCTGGGGGAGAACCAGGAACGTTTCAGCAGGGTCCTCCTGGTGGCCGCCACCAACAAGAACCTGATGGAGGAGATCGCCAGGGGGAATTTCCGCGAAGACCTCTACCATCGCCTGTCGGAACTCTCAGTGCGGGTACCGTCCCTCAACGACCGGCGCGAGGATATTCCCGATCTTTCCATCCACTTCCTGGGCAAGCTCTACCGGACGTACCGCGACCGGAGCGAGCAGCAGGAGGCATCGGCACCGCCGGCCCTCTCCGTGGAGGCGAAACAGGTGCTGATGGGCCACTCCTACAAGGGGAACATCCGCGAACTGCGGAGCATCCTGCTCCGGGCCCTCTTCTTCCGGCTGGGGAACGTGATCACCGGGGACGATATCCGGCGTGCCATCCGCGACGGCATGTACGAAGCCCCGCCGGGAGCGAGCCAGGCGCTGACCGAACAGGTGGCCGACGAGATCCTGGCGCAGCTCGACAAGGGGAAGGACTTCTGGGAGGCGGTCTACGAGCCGTACTCGCAGAACCTCATCTCCCGCGATGCCGTGCGGCTGGTGGTCGATCGGAGCAGAAACCTGGCAGGCAAGCAGATGCCCCAGGTCGCCCGCCACCTCAAGGCCATCACCGGCGACATCGGCGACAGCGAAGAAGAGCGGCGCAGGTTCTTCAAATTCAAGAATTTTTTGTACAAGACGGTGAAGATCTGA
- a CDS encoding response regulator → MEQVTDQRELWIMGLGERHERGSIVSGYLRAAGYASRIAGPDELKVERPLGILLDLSPSSADGWGILLDLKSDPSTRDIPILPMFLSELGKVGGVFPVAGFFTLPLDEEYLLNKLAVLGLTEDVLDYDLHALIVTRKGEEKLAKAFEGLGFGVVNAYTGKEALALVTTSHPYLVFSMLMLPDIGSFELLDRLRLYPQTRNIPFFVLMKDSMKEGERNAMSREIEHLVRKKSLTQEEFLSFLRRRS, encoded by the coding sequence ATGGAGCAGGTCACCGACCAGCGGGAACTCTGGATCATGGGGCTTGGAGAACGGCACGAGCGCGGTTCGATCGTCAGCGGCTATCTGCGTGCTGCCGGTTACGCTTCCCGGATCGCCGGCCCCGACGAACTGAAGGTGGAGCGACCGCTCGGCATTCTGCTCGATCTTTCCCCGTCATCTGCCGATGGCTGGGGGATACTGCTCGACCTGAAGAGCGACCCGTCAACACGCGACATCCCCATACTCCCCATGTTTCTCAGCGAGCTCGGCAAGGTGGGGGGGGTATTCCCCGTGGCCGGCTTCTTTACGCTCCCCCTCGATGAGGAGTACCTGCTCAACAAGCTCGCCGTGCTGGGGCTGACCGAAGACGTGCTGGACTACGACCTGCATGCGCTCATTGTCACCCGCAAGGGGGAAGAGAAACTGGCCAAGGCCTTTGAAGGGCTCGGGTTCGGAGTGGTGAATGCCTACACCGGCAAGGAGGCCCTGGCCCTGGTCACCACCTCCCATCCCTATCTGGTCTTTTCCATGCTGATGCTGCCGGACATCGGTTCCTTCGAACTCCTGGACCGGCTCCGGCTCTATCCCCAGACCCGCAATATCCCCTTCTTCGTCCTGATGAAGGACAGCATGAAGGAAGGGGAGCGCAACGCCATGAGCCGCGAGATCGAGCACCTGGTCCGCAAGAAGAGCCTCACCCAGGAGGAATTCCTCTCCTTCCTGCGCCGCCGCTCCTAG